In Aurantimicrobium minutum, the following proteins share a genomic window:
- the gmk gene encoding guanylate kinase — protein sequence MPEVDRRAAAQAGVVARRKRAAIKADVFEGRRSALDVFVVATIDPSSSEATIRVTDFLKSLRGVGVNKIPRILEELDISPRKRLGGLGKHQRAGLRKWILAYQAKRKETWPPKAVVLVGPSGVGKGTVVNHIVRNHPQVHLSISATTRDPRPGEVDGVNYYFIDHGEFDAMIYSEALLEWAEVHGQHKYGTPRGPIENALYQGRSVLFEIDIQGARQIRETMPEARLVFLLPPDWDELVRRLRERGTESEEEIQRRLETAYGELAAKDEFDVRVINRDVTEAAQQVVDLMGLIKE from the coding sequence ATGCCTGAGGTTGACCGCCGCGCTGCAGCGCAGGCGGGAGTCGTGGCGCGTCGCAAACGTGCCGCAATTAAGGCGGATGTTTTTGAGGGTCGCAGATCTGCGCTTGATGTCTTTGTTGTTGCCACCATTGATCCGTCGTCTTCCGAAGCAACTATTCGGGTTACTGATTTCTTGAAATCACTGCGTGGTGTGGGAGTCAACAAGATTCCACGCATTCTTGAAGAGCTAGATATTTCTCCCCGCAAACGCCTTGGTGGTTTAGGAAAACACCAGCGAGCAGGTTTGCGTAAATGGATACTTGCCTACCAAGCAAAACGAAAAGAGACTTGGCCGCCAAAAGCTGTTGTACTCGTGGGTCCTTCCGGTGTAGGTAAGGGAACCGTTGTCAACCACATTGTTCGCAACCATCCTCAAGTTCACCTTTCCATCTCTGCAACCACGCGCGACCCTCGCCCAGGTGAAGTCGACGGCGTCAACTATTACTTCATTGATCATGGAGAATTCGACGCCATGATCTATTCAGAAGCACTCCTCGAATGGGCGGAAGTCCACGGGCAACACAAATATGGAACACCTCGTGGGCCTATTGAGAATGCCTTGTATCAGGGCAGAAGTGTTCTTTTTGAAATTGATATTCAGGGTGCGAGACAAATTCGTGAAACCATGCCAGAGGCTCGTCTCGTGTTTCTTTTGCCTCCCGACTGGGATGAACTTGTTAGACGTTTACGCGAACGTGGAACTGAATCTGAAGAAGAAATCCAACGCAGATTGGAAACTGCTTACGGCGAACTTGCTGCGAAAGATGAATTTGACGTACGAGTAATTAACCGTGACGTCACCGAAGCTGCCCAACAGGTCGTAGACTTAATGGGACTTATCAAGGAGTAA
- the coaBC gene encoding bifunctional phosphopantothenoylcysteine decarboxylase/phosphopantothenate--cysteine ligase CoaBC — MSRTPLRIVVGITGGIAVYKAVSVVREFVKDGHHVDVVATQAALQFVGRPTLEAISRNPVNVGLYDDVAQVRHVALGQQADVIVVAPATANTLAQFAAGLAPDLLGNTVLARRGPLVVAPAMHTEMWENPATQANISTLRSRGVVVVGPGVGQLTGSDSGPGRMSEPEDIIAAAYEAVSGETKLDLVGKRILITGGGTREPLDPVRFIGNRSSGKQAVALAQRAMQRGADVTLIAAHLEVEPPAGVDLVSVSTAAQMHSEVMTLSPEFDIVIMAAAVSDYRMDIVSGSKLKKVDNGGELHLTLVENPDILKELALAKTTEQIIVGFAAETATEDELIRIGQEKLARKGCDLLILNQVGWDQGFGTESNTVTVLASGGDILITATGSKMSVADTILDCIATPPFHNA; from the coding sequence GTGTCGCGCACACCTTTACGCATTGTCGTCGGGATAACCGGCGGCATTGCTGTGTATAAGGCAGTTTCTGTCGTTCGAGAGTTTGTCAAAGACGGACACCATGTAGACGTGGTAGCAACTCAAGCCGCACTGCAATTTGTGGGTCGTCCGACACTCGAAGCAATCAGTCGTAACCCCGTTAATGTCGGCCTGTATGACGATGTAGCTCAAGTTCGCCATGTTGCCCTGGGACAGCAAGCAGATGTCATCGTTGTAGCTCCAGCTACCGCTAATACACTCGCACAATTTGCTGCTGGATTAGCTCCTGACCTTCTGGGGAACACTGTTCTCGCTCGACGTGGTCCACTTGTTGTAGCACCAGCAATGCACACGGAGATGTGGGAAAATCCCGCAACACAAGCGAATATTTCTACGTTGCGCTCTCGTGGTGTCGTCGTTGTAGGCCCAGGTGTGGGCCAACTCACTGGTTCAGATTCTGGCCCAGGTCGAATGAGTGAACCTGAAGACATCATTGCGGCAGCCTACGAGGCAGTTTCCGGTGAAACAAAGCTTGACCTCGTCGGTAAGCGAATCTTGATCACCGGTGGTGGCACGCGTGAACCACTAGATCCTGTTCGCTTTATTGGCAATCGCTCATCGGGTAAGCAAGCGGTTGCACTCGCTCAACGTGCGATGCAACGTGGTGCTGATGTCACACTCATAGCAGCACATCTCGAAGTTGAACCGCCTGCCGGAGTGGATCTCGTATCTGTATCCACTGCGGCGCAGATGCACAGTGAAGTTATGACTCTTTCACCAGAGTTCGACATTGTCATCATGGCAGCAGCAGTTTCTGACTATCGTATGGATATTGTCTCTGGTTCAAAGTTGAAGAAAGTAGACAACGGTGGAGAGCTCCACCTCACTCTCGTTGAAAACCCAGACATCCTTAAAGAATTGGCTTTGGCCAAAACAACTGAACAAATTATTGTTGGTTTTGCCGCAGAAACCGCAACGGAAGATGAACTCATTCGAATCGGGCAGGAAAAACTAGCCCGTAAGGGGTGCGACCTTTTGATTCTCAATCAGGTTGGTTGGGATCAAGGCTTTGGAACAGAAAGTAACACCGTCACAGTGTTAGCTTCTGGTGGAGATATTCTGATTACTGCAACCGGATCAAAGATGTCTGTAGCGGACACTATTCTCGATTGCATCGCAACACCGCCATTCCACAACGCGTAA
- the rpoZ gene encoding DNA-directed RNA polymerase subunit omega, producing the protein MATKLEGIINPPIDDLLSKVDSKYALVIFASKRARQINDYYSDLHEGSLFDNVGPLVDSNIDDKPLSVALHEINEDKLIARPLSA; encoded by the coding sequence ATGGCTACCAAGCTTGAAGGAATTATCAATCCACCAATCGATGACCTGCTCTCAAAGGTTGATTCAAAGTATGCTCTGGTGATTTTCGCCTCTAAGCGTGCTCGTCAGATCAATGACTATTACTCTGATCTTCACGAAGGAAGCCTCTTCGACAACGTTGGTCCCCTCGTTGACTCCAACATTGACGACAAGCCGCTTTCCGTCGCTTTGCACGAAATCAACGAGGACAAGCTCATCGCTCGTCCACTTTCGGCCTAA
- a CDS encoding dihydroorotase gives MTNPDLLITGATLPDGARADILVEGTRISAVGQGLNSASATKIDADGLIALPGLVDLHTHLREPGYEQSETVLTGTQAAALGGFTSVFAMANTLPVADTAGVVEQVLRLGDEAGYATVRPIGAVTKGLEGLQLAELGAMANSRAAVRVFSDDGKCVFDPLIMRRALEYVKTFGGAIAQHAQEPRLTVDAQMNEGEVSARLGLAGWPAVAEESIIARDVLLAEHTGSRLHICHLSTAGSVDVIRWAKKRGINVTAEVTPHHLLLTDECAESYDARYKVNPPLRRTEDVMALRDALADGTIDIVVTDHAPHPVESKDCEWGAAAFGMVGLESALAVVQTTMIETGLMGWNDVARVLSETPARIGGLNTHGQKIQPGVQAELVLVDPSIRRNFGIEDLASLSHNSPYLGVELAGQVVTTIHQGYLTAADKQVVDSSIVSASALEVSRG, from the coding sequence ATGACTAATCCAGATCTACTCATCACCGGAGCGACTCTCCCTGATGGAGCTCGTGCCGACATCCTTGTTGAAGGAACGCGAATTTCAGCTGTGGGTCAAGGTCTGAACTCGGCTTCGGCGACCAAGATTGATGCTGATGGTCTGATTGCCCTTCCTGGTCTGGTCGATCTCCACACTCACCTTCGTGAGCCTGGATATGAGCAGTCAGAAACAGTACTTACAGGTACGCAAGCTGCTGCATTAGGTGGGTTCACGTCCGTCTTTGCCATGGCGAACACCCTTCCTGTTGCGGACACGGCAGGTGTTGTAGAACAGGTACTTCGTCTAGGAGATGAAGCAGGGTATGCAACCGTGCGCCCTATTGGTGCAGTTACTAAGGGTCTGGAAGGGCTTCAGCTTGCTGAGTTGGGTGCCATGGCTAACTCACGCGCAGCAGTCCGAGTCTTCTCCGATGACGGAAAGTGTGTCTTCGACCCACTCATCATGCGTCGTGCACTTGAATACGTGAAGACATTTGGTGGAGCTATCGCTCAGCACGCACAGGAACCACGTCTTACAGTTGACGCCCAGATGAATGAAGGTGAAGTTTCCGCTCGTCTCGGTTTAGCTGGTTGGCCAGCTGTTGCTGAAGAATCCATCATTGCTCGCGACGTTCTTCTGGCTGAACACACTGGATCTCGTCTCCATATCTGTCACCTATCCACGGCAGGTTCCGTTGACGTCATTCGCTGGGCGAAGAAACGAGGCATCAACGTCACTGCAGAAGTCACACCACATCACCTGCTCCTTACTGACGAATGTGCAGAAAGTTACGACGCTCGGTATAAGGTAAACCCACCTCTTCGACGCACTGAGGATGTGATGGCCCTGCGTGACGCTCTTGCAGATGGAACCATTGACATCGTTGTAACGGATCATGCCCCTCATCCAGTTGAATCCAAAGACTGTGAATGGGGTGCGGCTGCTTTCGGAATGGTAGGACTTGAATCAGCTCTCGCGGTCGTCCAAACCACCATGATTGAAACAGGGTTGATGGGCTGGAATGATGTTGCACGCGTTCTCTCTGAAACCCCTGCTCGTATTGGTGGACTGAATACCCACGGTCAGAAAATACAACCCGGAGTCCAAGCTGAACTTGTTTTGGTGGATCCTTCGATTCGTCGAAACTTTGGGATTGAGGACCTTGCTAGCCTGTCACACAACTCTCCATACCTAGGTGTTGAACTTGCTGGACAAGTTGTCACAACCATTCACCAGGGTTATCTCACTGCAGCTGACAAGCAAGTAGTGGATTCATCAATTGTTTCTGCCTCTGCACTGGAGGTGTCACGTGGATAA
- the carB gene encoding carbamoyl-phosphate synthase large subunit: protein MPRRPDINSVLVIGSGPIVIGQACEFDYSGTQACRVLREEGIRVILVNSNPATIMTDPDFADATYVEPITPEVIEAIIIKEKPDAILPTLGGQTALNAAISLHENGALERHGVELIGAKVEAIRKGEDRQIFKDLVLASGADVAKSYIAHTLEECIEAAKDLGYPLVVRPSFTMGGLGSGFAYNEEDLIRIAGDGLHSSPTSEVLLEESILGWKEYELELMRDTADNTVVVCSIENVDPVGVHTGDSITVAPALTLTDREYQNLRDIGIEIIRLVGVDTGGCNIQFAVDPKDGRVIVIEMNPRVSRSSALASKATGFPIAKIAAKLAIGYRLDEIPNDITKVTPASFEPTLDYVVVKVPRFAFEKFPAADATLTTTMKSVGEAMAIGRNYATALQKALRSLEKRGSSFHWGEETRSVEELLSISKVPTDGRIVTVQQALRKGATPKQVFDATKIDPWFIDQIVLINEVAAEVQAAHELNASVIRYAKDFGFSDAQIAELRGLTEQEVSNQRYALDIRPVFKTVDTCAGEFPALTPYHYSSYDLETEVMPSDRKKVVILGSGPNRIGQGVEFDYSCVHASFALSDAGYETIMINCNPETVSTDYDTSDRLYFEPLTLEDVLEVIHAESKSGELVGVVVQLGGQTALGLAKGLKAAGVPILGTTPEAIDLAEERGEFSRILDAANLLAPRNGTATDVEGAVKVAEEIGYPVLVRPSYVLGGRGMEIVFDTASLRDYFVRIDGQAIVGSESPLLVDRFLDDAIEIDVDALFDGEQLYVGGVMEHIEEAGVHSGDSACTLPPISLGKKDVDRVREATLAIAKGIGVKGLLNVQFAIGAGVLYVLEANPRASRTVPFVSKALGIPLAKAASRIMVGEGIRDLITEGLLPAQDGSVVPMDAPIAVKEAVLPFKRFRTPAGKVVDSLLGPEMRSTGEVMGMDVNFPIAFAKAQAGAYGGLPSSGTVFISVADRDKRNIILPALRFSQLGFKIVATEGTAEILQRNGIPASIIGKVSAKLGNDTIVELINRNEVDIVINTPSGSTARADGYEIRASAIAADKPLFTNMAQVSAAVASIDTIREGFDVCSLQDYAIKRREALAKV, encoded by the coding sequence ATGCCACGTCGTCCAGACATCAATTCAGTCCTCGTAATTGGCTCCGGTCCAATCGTGATTGGTCAAGCTTGCGAGTTTGATTACTCAGGCACCCAGGCCTGCCGTGTGCTGCGTGAAGAAGGCATTCGAGTAATTCTTGTGAACTCGAACCCCGCCACCATTATGACCGACCCTGATTTCGCTGATGCAACCTATGTGGAGCCCATCACTCCTGAGGTCATTGAAGCAATCATTATCAAGGAAAAGCCAGACGCCATTTTGCCAACACTTGGCGGACAGACCGCACTCAACGCTGCCATCTCACTGCACGAGAATGGAGCTCTTGAGCGTCACGGTGTCGAGCTCATTGGTGCAAAAGTTGAAGCAATCCGCAAGGGTGAAGATCGCCAGATCTTCAAGGACCTCGTCCTCGCCTCCGGTGCTGATGTTGCCAAGTCCTACATTGCACATACCCTCGAAGAGTGCATCGAAGCAGCCAAGGACTTGGGTTACCCCCTCGTTGTTCGTCCGTCCTTCACCATGGGTGGTTTGGGCTCAGGCTTTGCTTACAACGAGGAAGATCTCATCCGCATCGCTGGTGATGGACTTCACTCCAGCCCTACAAGCGAGGTTCTTCTCGAAGAGAGCATCTTGGGTTGGAAAGAATACGAACTCGAGCTCATGCGTGACACCGCCGACAACACCGTTGTCGTCTGTTCCATCGAAAACGTCGACCCTGTCGGTGTTCACACCGGTGACTCCATCACCGTGGCACCTGCGCTCACGCTGACTGACCGTGAGTACCAAAACCTGCGTGACATCGGCATTGAAATTATTCGTCTCGTTGGCGTTGACACAGGTGGATGTAACATACAGTTCGCTGTCGATCCCAAGGATGGCCGTGTCATCGTGATTGAGATGAACCCTCGTGTTTCTCGCTCATCAGCGCTGGCATCCAAGGCAACCGGTTTCCCCATCGCCAAGATTGCAGCCAAGTTGGCAATTGGATATCGCTTGGATGAAATCCCTAACGACATCACCAAGGTGACTCCAGCTTCCTTCGAGCCCACCCTCGACTACGTTGTGGTCAAGGTTCCTCGCTTTGCTTTTGAGAAGTTCCCTGCAGCAGATGCTACATTGACCACCACCATGAAATCTGTCGGTGAGGCAATGGCTATCGGCCGTAACTATGCGACCGCGCTTCAGAAGGCTCTTCGTTCTCTGGAGAAGCGTGGAAGCTCATTCCACTGGGGAGAGGAAACCCGTTCTGTAGAAGAGCTTCTTTCTATCTCCAAGGTTCCTACTGACGGACGTATTGTGACCGTTCAACAGGCCTTGCGTAAGGGCGCAACGCCGAAACAAGTTTTCGATGCCACCAAGATTGACCCTTGGTTTATTGACCAGATCGTTTTGATCAACGAAGTTGCTGCTGAAGTTCAAGCAGCACATGAACTGAATGCCTCAGTCATCCGCTATGCCAAAGACTTTGGCTTCTCTGATGCCCAAATTGCAGAGCTTCGTGGACTAACCGAGCAGGAGGTTAGTAACCAGCGTTATGCCCTCGATATTCGACCCGTCTTCAAGACGGTAGACACTTGTGCAGGTGAATTCCCGGCCCTCACCCCGTATCACTACTCAAGCTATGACCTTGAGACAGAGGTGATGCCGAGTGATCGTAAGAAGGTCGTTATTCTCGGCTCTGGTCCGAACCGTATTGGTCAGGGCGTTGAGTTCGACTACTCCTGTGTTCATGCCTCGTTTGCACTTTCGGATGCTGGTTACGAAACCATCATGATCAACTGCAACCCTGAGACAGTCTCGACAGACTATGACACCAGTGATCGCCTCTACTTCGAGCCTCTCACGTTGGAAGATGTTCTCGAGGTTATTCATGCCGAGAGCAAGTCGGGAGAACTTGTCGGAGTTGTTGTTCAGCTCGGTGGGCAAACAGCTCTAGGGCTAGCGAAGGGCCTCAAAGCTGCTGGTGTTCCTATATTGGGAACCACTCCGGAAGCAATTGACCTTGCCGAAGAACGTGGTGAATTCAGTCGCATCCTGGACGCAGCCAACCTTCTGGCTCCTCGAAATGGAACCGCAACGGATGTCGAAGGTGCGGTAAAGGTAGCAGAAGAGATCGGTTATCCCGTACTCGTCCGTCCTTCTTATGTGCTCGGTGGTCGCGGTATGGAGATTGTCTTCGACACCGCCAGTTTGCGTGATTACTTCGTCCGCATCGATGGCCAAGCCATTGTTGGATCAGAATCCCCACTGTTAGTAGATCGTTTCTTGGATGACGCTATAGAAATTGACGTGGATGCGCTCTTCGACGGAGAACAACTCTACGTCGGCGGTGTGATGGAGCACATCGAAGAAGCAGGTGTTCACTCCGGTGACTCAGCTTGTACTCTTCCCCCCATTTCACTGGGAAAGAAAGATGTTGATCGCGTTCGTGAAGCAACTTTGGCTATTGCCAAGGGAATCGGCGTTAAAGGTTTGCTCAACGTCCAGTTCGCGATCGGTGCCGGAGTTCTCTACGTGCTCGAAGCCAACCCACGTGCATCTCGAACGGTTCCTTTTGTCTCTAAAGCGCTAGGTATTCCGCTTGCCAAGGCTGCGAGCCGCATCATGGTGGGGGAGGGTATTCGTGATCTGATAACCGAGGGTCTTCTTCCAGCTCAAGACGGTTCTGTAGTTCCTATGGATGCCCCTATCGCGGTGAAAGAAGCAGTCCTTCCGTTCAAGCGATTCCGCACCCCTGCAGGCAAGGTAGTGGACTCGCTTCTCGGCCCAGAAATGCGCTCAACCGGTGAAGTCATGGGTATGGATGTGAATTTCCCCATTGCCTTTGCTAAAGCTCAAGCTGGAGCTTACGGTGGGCTACCATCATCAGGCACAGTGTTCATCTCGGTTGCAGATCGAGACAAGCGCAACATCATTTTGCCTGCACTTCGTTTCTCGCAACTGGGATTCAAGATTGTGGCCACAGAAGGAACTGCTGAAATACTTCAGCGCAATGGCATCCCTGCAAGCATCATCGGCAAGGTAAGCGCAAAGTTGGGCAATGACACCATAGTTGAACTCATCAACCGTAACGAGGTCGACATTGTGATCAACACACCGAGTGGTTCAACTGCTCGTGCTGATGGGTATGAGATTCGTGCCTCCGCTATTGCTGCCGATAAGCCTCTCTTTACCAACATGGCTCAGGTTAGTGCAGCTGTTGCATCTATCGACACAATCCGCGAAGGTTTTGATGTGTGCAGTTTGCAGGACTATGCCATCAAGCGTCGTGAGGCTCTGGCCAAAGTATGA
- a CDS encoding aspartate carbamoyltransferase catalytic subunit: MKHLLSTRDVSRDQAIQLLDIAEDMSTVNEREVKKLPALRGKTVVNLFFEDSTRTRISFEAAEKRLSADVINFAAKGSSVSKGESLKDTTQTLAAMGIDAVVIRHGASGAPQVLAQSGWIDAPVINAGDGTHEHPTQALLDAFTMRKRLHGAASRGKGLDGVKVTIVGDILHSRVARSNVWLLQTLGAQVQLVAPPTLLPHAVDTWPVSVSYDLDEALAQSKPDVVMMLRIQQERMHDAFFPNEREYSNMWGLTQERFFSLPAKTMVMHPGPMNRGLEISSVAADSPQSTVLEQVANGVSVRMAALYMVLTGEREVTHD, from the coding sequence GTGAAGCACCTCCTGAGCACCCGCGATGTCTCTCGCGATCAAGCTATCCAGCTACTCGATATTGCTGAGGACATGTCCACCGTCAACGAGCGCGAGGTCAAAAAGCTTCCTGCATTGCGCGGAAAAACGGTGGTGAATCTCTTTTTCGAAGATTCCACCCGGACCAGAATCTCTTTCGAAGCCGCTGAGAAGCGTCTCTCTGCAGACGTCATCAACTTTGCTGCCAAGGGATCAAGTGTTTCCAAGGGCGAAAGCCTGAAGGACACCACACAAACTCTCGCTGCTATGGGAATTGATGCGGTTGTCATTCGTCACGGCGCATCAGGTGCTCCACAAGTACTTGCTCAAAGTGGCTGGATTGATGCCCCGGTCATCAACGCGGGTGATGGTACGCACGAACACCCTACTCAGGCACTGCTCGATGCTTTCACCATGCGCAAGCGTCTTCATGGTGCCGCTTCACGCGGCAAGGGTCTCGACGGTGTCAAGGTGACAATCGTGGGGGACATCTTGCACTCACGTGTGGCGCGCTCTAACGTGTGGCTGTTGCAAACACTGGGTGCTCAGGTGCAACTCGTGGCTCCACCCACTCTTTTGCCACACGCAGTCGACACCTGGCCCGTTTCGGTGAGCTACGATCTTGACGAAGCCCTTGCTCAGAGCAAGCCAGACGTTGTCATGATGCTTCGTATTCAGCAAGAACGTATGCACGATGCGTTCTTCCCCAACGAGCGTGAATACTCAAATATGTGGGGACTCACACAGGAGCGATTCTTTTCACTCCCTGCCAAAACAATGGTGATGCACCCCGGTCCCATGAACCGCGGTCTTGAAATCAGCTCAGTGGCAGCTGACTCTCCACAATCAACAGTTCTTGAACAGGTTGCCAACGGAGTGTCCGTGCGCATGGCAGCGCTCTACATGGTTCTCACCGGTGAACGAGAGGTAACTCATGACTAA
- the carA gene encoding glutamine-hydrolyzing carbamoyl-phosphate synthase small subunit, whose translation MTTPNAVLVLEDGSRYEGRAYGAEGTTFGEIVFATGMSGYQETLTDPSYAGQIVLMTAPHIGNTGMNDEDMESRRIWVAGYVVRDASRIVSNFRAERSLDNDLDHEGIVGIQGIDTRAVTRHIRSKGAMRAGIFSGASAAETPEAQLKKVLEADQMAGKNLSAQVSTQEEYVVPAVGEKIGSVAILDLGVKTSTVNYIAERGFDAHVLPQTVTAEQILAMKPSALFFSNGPGDPAASDKHVELLSTVLKAGIPFFGICFGNQLLGRALGFKTYKLPFGHRGINQPVLDKATGRVEITSQNHGFAVDAPIEGVLESPAGFGRVEVSHYSLNDQVVEGLRCLDINAFSVQYHPEAASGPHDSNYLFDRFRDMVLASATTSGASN comes from the coding sequence CTGACGACCCCCAATGCCGTATTAGTTCTCGAGGACGGTTCCCGTTACGAAGGCCGTGCTTATGGTGCTGAAGGAACCACCTTTGGGGAAATCGTTTTCGCCACTGGAATGTCTGGATATCAGGAGACACTGACTGACCCTTCCTATGCGGGACAAATAGTTCTCATGACTGCGCCGCATATTGGTAACACTGGAATGAACGATGAGGACATGGAGTCTCGACGTATCTGGGTTGCCGGCTATGTCGTGCGAGATGCCTCACGTATCGTCTCGAACTTCCGTGCTGAACGAAGCCTGGATAACGACCTTGATCACGAAGGCATCGTCGGTATACAAGGCATCGACACCCGCGCAGTTACCCGCCACATTCGCTCAAAGGGTGCCATGCGCGCTGGAATATTCTCAGGAGCATCAGCGGCAGAAACTCCTGAAGCTCAACTCAAAAAGGTGCTTGAAGCCGACCAAATGGCTGGAAAGAACCTTTCTGCCCAGGTTTCTACCCAAGAAGAATATGTCGTTCCTGCAGTGGGGGAGAAGATCGGTTCTGTCGCGATTCTTGACCTCGGTGTCAAGACCTCCACGGTCAACTACATCGCAGAGCGCGGCTTTGATGCTCACGTATTGCCACAGACAGTCACGGCAGAGCAGATTCTTGCAATGAAGCCTTCGGCTTTGTTTTTCTCTAATGGCCCAGGTGACCCCGCAGCTAGTGACAAACATGTGGAGCTACTCAGCACTGTCTTGAAGGCAGGAATTCCCTTCTTTGGGATTTGTTTTGGCAATCAGTTATTGGGTCGCGCGCTTGGTTTCAAGACTTACAAACTGCCCTTCGGTCACCGCGGAATCAACCAGCCGGTGCTGGATAAAGCAACTGGTCGTGTGGAGATCACCAGCCAGAACCACGGTTTTGCTGTGGATGCTCCGATCGAAGGAGTGCTTGAATCTCCAGCCGGATTTGGCCGGGTCGAGGTGAGCCATTACAGCTTGAACGACCAAGTTGTTGAAGGGCTTCGTTGCCTCGACATCAATGCATTCTCTGTCCAATACCACCCAGAAGCTGCGTCGGGACCACACGACAGCAACTATCTCTTTGACCGTTTCCGCGACATGGTCCTCGCATCCGCTACTACCTCGGGAGCATCAAACTAA
- the pyrF gene encoding orotidine-5'-phosphate decarboxylase, with translation MSEVGFGDRLQAAFQQFGHLCVGIDPHPFLLKEWEFDDTSVSLREFSLRVIDACVGQVGIIKPQVAFYERHGAKGLEALEYIIRRARDAGLLVISDCKRGDIGSTMEAYAQAWLTPGWNLESDAITVSPYLGSGALSQTVEYALSHNKGVFILSATSNPEAALLQTAQVTQGIHQGKTVAAAMLSDVARWATESTPLNSVGAVLGATLDLPSLGIQPDDFPALPVLAPGFGFQGARVEDAQRLFGNLSTNLIVSETRSVLSAGREGVIESVTRRAGEVASALA, from the coding sequence ATGAGTGAAGTAGGGTTCGGGGATCGTCTCCAAGCTGCCTTCCAGCAGTTCGGACACTTGTGTGTGGGCATTGATCCACATCCGTTCCTACTCAAAGAGTGGGAGTTTGACGACACCTCTGTGAGCCTGCGTGAATTCTCACTGCGAGTCATTGATGCGTGTGTCGGTCAAGTCGGCATCATCAAACCACAGGTTGCCTTCTATGAACGTCACGGCGCCAAAGGCTTGGAAGCCCTCGAATACATCATTCGACGTGCACGTGATGCTGGATTGTTGGTGATCTCCGACTGCAAGCGCGGAGACATTGGCAGCACCATGGAAGCTTATGCTCAGGCATGGCTGACTCCAGGATGGAATCTGGAATCTGATGCCATTACTGTCAGCCCGTACTTGGGCTCTGGAGCCCTCTCACAGACCGTTGAGTATGCGCTCTCACACAATAAGGGTGTCTTCATTCTTTCTGCGACCAGTAACCCGGAAGCTGCGCTTCTACAGACTGCACAGGTGACTCAGGGAATTCATCAAGGTAAGACTGTCGCGGCTGCCATGCTGAGTGACGTTGCTCGGTGGGCAACTGAATCAACGCCGCTGAATTCAGTTGGTGCAGTTCTCGGCGCAACCCTCGACCTGCCAAGTTTGGGAATTCAGCCAGATGACTTCCCTGCTTTGCCCGTGCTTGCCCCAGGCTTCGGTTTCCAGGGAGCTCGTGTTGAAGATGCTCAACGCTTGTTTGGGAACCTTTCGACAAACTTGATTGTGTCGGAAACCAGAAGTGTCCTCTCAGCTGGTCGTGAGGGTGTTATTGAATCAGTTACTCGTCGTGCAGGAGAGGTCGCTTCCGCCCTTGCCTAA